A region of the Vigna unguiculata cultivar IT97K-499-35 chromosome 9, ASM411807v1, whole genome shotgun sequence genome:
CTCCATTGGCATCTCGCTTGTGCCAACTCCAGCACTCATACCCTCTCCACGAAGCTGGTCATCtctactcctatccgactcagtactcTGACTACTACTAGACGCAGATAACGATgagctatcgctactagacatacctgttttcgtttttacggaaagatgtcggcggaatttgggaactagtcggacaatatGATGCGCACAGGATCTCTGATTTCGaaactcgcaaatgaaccaagtgaACCCTCAGCTGctttcaaacccatatttatagtccacgatcccaaacgactaaaactcttcccgccaaaattttaacgatgtgaccacctgacgccttttcacctaccttctgacacttccaagccttaacactgttcaccacacttaaaggctgggggactggtgtatcacacctagccggttttgctagttcaccaacacatatcatccttgaccgacaacccatatcggacaaggctgggggactggtgtaccgtacctagctaaactcaaccaagtaaacagtatACACGTCAAAACCACCTATcatctagtacccggacaccaccagcacaagccatctaggcagGTAGCCGGTCGAAACCGACTACCTGCCTAGAAAGTTAACCAACATCAATACCCTATCTTCAATAGACCTCTAAGACCTGTTTTAGGACCAGGCctactcatggcccaagctggaGCCCAAGCTGGAGCCCAAGACAAAACCCAGCCCATACGAtagtcaaacgtcattaatgttctataaatacacgtggaccccatcatttaaaggtacgcattcattaattactgatttgactccctgagagctttgacttacttgagcttcggagattcttctgcagttaacccctcttgggttcaagccgacatctatcgaatgggaagaggccaactgaggagatagcggactacatggtaagatGACTCTTGTGCCTGACTTCTTGTTTGttcttctgcaggaacaataaCTTAGAGACTTCATATTTAGATACAAGGAAGTACAAAGTAATTTACCTTGACTCATGGTTCAAAGCTCATACGCAAAGGATCTGagacaattatatatatatatatatatatatatatatatatatatatatatatatatatatatatatatatatattaaaaagaataattctCAATTGTCTATGAGATGGGATGATTTTGCCAAATTGCATAGATTTATTTCATTCTGTCTAGTCTGTCTTTAAGCCCTACAACGAGCATATCACATGAAATAAAGTTGGGTTAATTGTCTTTAGGAGTTACCGTAAGTAGTAAGTTAGTGTCAGAATTATTGGGCGAAACAAACTCACGTTTCATCCACAGCCCACACAATCAACTTGTGTCTAATTCTTTAAAGCAATGAATGTCACATGATGCTACAAATAGACATGATTCAAAGAAGGAAAAGGATGAaagatgcaaaattaaaaatatttttcagtatttttaattattagaatatatttatttcattataattataatgttttacaCTATGGATAATTTTGCTATAcaaaaattttgttgataaaattgacaaagttagtaaatagaataattttttatatttttatagaagttaaaaaaataaattaacaaattttagagTCTATTTCacgaaaaataattgtttatcaaagtttgtcaatttttttttatcaaaatatcatttctaTTTTGTTATGTATAATAACTAGCTGATAATATAAAAGATGTCCTACTGCAATATGTCAGTTACCTGATCTCAGTCTCTTATTATTATtgacaagaaataaaaattatagttagtAGATTGATTAATCACATGTCTCTTCAATAATTGTAAGAGAAATACTAACAATctattgttttgaaatttgttgCTTTAATACACTTCAATAATCCCAATTCCATTAATTATGAACTATGCTGTTCAGATATAATATCTATATGATATATTaacagttattttaaaaataatgaacataatacgtattatatatatatatatattgaaaaatataattttttaaatattataaatataaaattattatcatgtaaatttaaatttaaattatattaaacattattaaaataaaaagttatacatattatcataataaagtattattactttatatattaaatatttcatccACAACAAGTATCCATAAATCTGTAATATCAGCATGTATTCGTTCATTTCATCTTCGGGACGAAGTAATGTCACACCTACGTTACACTCTTACTTTTGAAAAGGAAATTTTACTCATTATTTCTGAATTTATCTAGGGGACAAAAGTAACAAGCTCTGCCATATCCATATATAAATCCAATACCAAGGGGAAGGGAGTGTGAGCCCACGCTTTTGTACCCTTAGCCATTTTTATTCTTATGTATCACgaggacattcaatcttgaagGAAATAAACCATCTGATACTACAGATAGAAACATTGAGTCCAGTCTGACTTACAAAAATTGTTGGCAATAGATAAATGAGTGATGAGCTATATATTAGTTCTTTTTAATTATCCAAAGAGACACACTTTTTATatatcacaagtttgattataagttacaaaaatcaacccttattacttttactaagtgactgccttgaagaaaaaaatggaaaaaaatggACAAGTAAGtgggaataataaaaaaaataagtgaagaACTACcaattagttttcgtacaaaattttaaactttattaaaatatttttttttatccaacaggatgcacttcttatggataaaagtttgattataagttacaaaaattaacccttattactttcactaggtggctgctttgaagaaaaaatagacaaataagtggagaactACGTATTAGTTtccgtacaaagtgttaaaatatagtgatcacttcttatttattatctaaagcgatgcacttcttatgtaccacaaatttgattataagttacaaaaatcaacccttataaCTTTCACTAAGTAGCTGtcttaatgaaaaaaatggaCAAAACATACAAAGCCTTTATTAGTAACTCTCAATCTGTTGAGCGAAAGTTTGAACATATTCGTTTTCTAAGGAATTCCTTTGTGGAGCTGTGTTGTTTAGATATGCAAAAGTCATCAAACAAAGCAATGACATGTATATTGCATCTGGGTAAGATATTGCAGAAAGGGTGGCAAACCAAGAAGAAAGTAAGCttcaaacaattttaatattgatggcctccttttattaatgttatgtttAATGAAACATTCAATTGACGAATTAACTTTCCACGCAAGTATTATATTACCATGGTGAGGTAAATTTTCTGATATTTTGCCTTATATTTTGTATACGGAGGTGGTTAAAACAATTTGCAGTTGGCAGTACATCAATTGCATTGATATGTGGGTTACATTAATATCAGCTAGCATACATGACTATGATCTTCAGCCATTGCTTTATATGATTGTACAGATTATAAATGGAGTTGCCCTCCTGTTTCCCGGGCCTAGATATTTACCACTGAGACTCAGATGTATCCAATGGCTTAATAATCTTTCTGGTTCTAGTGGGGTTTTCATCCCTATTACATCATTGGTGCTGGATATTTTAGAATACAAAATTGCCAAGGATAGTTGGAAACCCGGCAAAGTATTGCAACCTATGTCTACTGTAAAGGTCAGAGATGAATTTAATAGCCTCCTCGCCCCcaacttaataatttttctagtttaaaaaattatacttatcCAATATCACACGGCCTCTGAATTCTTAGCACATATTTGGACCATCTACTTCATTGTAGTTTACAGTTTAAATTTAATGCAGCTTCCAAAGCATTGGTTAAAATCACGTGGCTTTCAAGAAGAGTGTGTATTATCGGCGATTGAACTCCTTTCAGAGCACTTTGCTCAATGGAGTTATCATATATCTTTTCCTGAGCTAGCGACAGCTCCACTTATACACCTAAAGAAGGTCTTTGAGAAAATTTCTACTGAGAGTTTCAGACGTGTTATCAAGCATTTCATTGACCAGGTGAGAAAAACAATAATGTTTTCCTGTCTGTCTATTTAGAGTATATTACATGCCATCTTGAACTTTGAGATTTAATTGAATGTATGTAAGGCTAGTTGAATCTTTAAATCACTATCACATAGCAAACTGGCTATCATAGCTGTAAGTTCTGTTAAGAGTGTAGATAAACTTGTGTTGTATGTCATTTCTTGGCAGCCTTCCCTTGCTTGATGTTTAAGCATTTTTGCCCTTCCCTTTgtcctttttaaaaaaaacaaaatttaaatatagccGTCTCATCCATCTCTTTTTGCGTTTTCTGTTTGTGTTGGGTAAATTCAGGTGGAGATAAATATTGACTTTGTGcagaagaaaagagaagaggTGCCTTTTTCACCAAAGGATCATCAGTCCGTTGAATCATTTCTTCAGGTTATCTGTCCCTTAAATTCATCTTTGAGTCAGTCATATTTGTGTGACTAAACTAATCAAACATCTGATTTGGCAGGTTGAAAAACGAAATGGTAACACTCCATTTACACAATACTACAAAAACATCATGAGCAAGGCTGCTTCTAGGAATTCAATTTCAGATAGAAAGGTATATTACTCAATCACTTGTCTCTTCCAAGTTTCTTTTTTGTATGGCCTTCCTAATGCTATTGAGTCCTTACACTCTTGGGATACCTCATCCTTTATTGCTGTATGAGGGATATGTCACTCTTGGTAATTGACATGGTTGAAATTGTTGGaaaaattaatctaaattttcaaatattaatgcAAGTGCTATCCAAGAGGTAGTGAATGTATTTTGACTTTGGGATATATCAACTGTAGTAATGAAAGGGCTGGTGGAGAAGGGACAGTGTAAATGCTTGTGAGAATCTGGAcaccctattttgggaaatgaCAAAAAATGTGAATCTGAGCCGGAAAATGAGGTATGTTAGAGGAAAGATTGTTGGATGGTGGCTAAATAGGTGTAGTTGGATTGAAAGAGTTATCTTTCTCTTTTTAGAAAGAATCGACATACGATTAGGAAGAGGAACAATGAAGGGATCAATAGATTAATCTTTGTTTGAATAACTTTAAACTCTAAAcccaaagtttttatatttataacattatgtattttcttttttcaaaattatgtactttttatatatttacattgtaATTGTTAATACTTtatcaaatcatcaataaaattaattttggttaatttttgtgtactttacaaatttacaaattttatttatttattattataaagataatttcattaattgataaattataattgcagGTGGGTAATTACAAATAAAGGAGGCTTtaaacctccacaaaataatagaCACCAATAGAAGAGGTTaaaattagggatgtcaaaaaaatccgtataCGCGGATattcgcggataaaacccgcaacgagtaggaaatgga
Encoded here:
- the LOC114163701 gene encoding uncharacterized protein LOC114163701 gives rise to the protein MDKTYKAFISNSQSVERKFEHIRFLRNSFVELCCLDMQKSSNKAMTCILHLGKILQKGWQTKKKVVKTICSWQYINCIDMWVTLISASIHDYDLQPLLYMIVQIINGVALLFPGPRYLPLRLRCIQWLNNLSGSSGVFIPITSLVLDILEYKIAKDSWKPGKVLQPMSTVKLPKHWLKSRGFQEECVLSAIELLSEHFAQWSYHISFPELATAPLIHLKKVFEKISTESFRRVIKHFIDQVEINIDFVQKKREEVPFSPKDHQSVESFLQVEKRNGNTPFTQYYKNIMSKAASRNSISDRKVYYSITCLFQVSFLYGLPNAIESLHSWDTSSFIAGWWRRDSVNACENLDTLFWEMTKNVNLSRKMRGYVGSQLGKRDLSGGRKGEKTRGGIFYPTICVMKSFETAESTIHSLSGLDTSVSLLTQAPLVDYRNLPRLALFATDRWPLSLKTNHLIRTFFGDKVYPGQRFTRYAILGDDVCIADENVASLYRQTVACFQAGPAARKRSLPVLTWISGDGIRRPEATSSRGRSLALGDRLAVSLATAKRLPSAKDSFLSQQEDARLHLKELTRLTLPRLSQGLVSGSSSNLSHLSRMRGNPHVRFLGGRASRNHPIPIANIWSSI